The Stigmatella ashevillena genomic sequence GCCTCGGGCACCCTCCGCTTCCGGGGACAAACTTCCGGCGTCTCCATCTCCCCCAACCAGACCACCGCCGTGGCCCTCACCCTCCAGGAAATTTCGTCTCCTCCCCCCTATGGCAACGAGGCCCCCGTCATTGACGCCCTCGTCGCCTCCTCCACCTCGGTCCTCACCGGCGCAGCCATCTCCCTGACGGCCACCGTCCATGATCCCAACCCGGGTGACTCCCTCTCCCTGGCGTGGACGGCTTCCGGCGGCTCTTTCTCCGAGCCCTCCGCTGCCTCCACTTCTTGGACCGCTCCTTCCTCCACCGGCGTTCAGACCCTCACCCTCACGGTCACCGACTCGCAAGGCGCGGCCGTCTCCGTCTCCCTCTCCGTCAACGTCGTCTCCGGTGCCTCCACCGGCAACGCTGCCCTCACCATCTCCTTCAACCTCTGGCCTACCGTCTCCAAGGTTTCTGCCTCCCTCAATCTCCTCGACGCCGGACAGTCCACCTCCGTCTCCGCTACCGCCTCCGATGCGGACGGCGATGCCCTCTCCTACCAGTGGACCTCTTCTTGCCCAGGCACCTGGGCCAACGCCTCCTCCAGCGCTGCCTCCTTCGTCCCTTCCTCGATTCCCGCCGACGCCTGCAACAACTGCCAGCTCACCGTCACCATTCAAGACGGCAGGGGAGGGCAGACCACGGGCTCCCTCTCTCTGTGCGTCGCTTCCTCCTCCACCCAGCGCTTCCCGCCTCGCTTCACCCACTTCTACCAATCCGCGCTCTCCGCCTCTTCAGGCCAGACCGTCACCTTCGAGGTCAACGCCCTGGATCCACAGTCCAGTGCGCTGACGTTTGCCTGGAGCACTGCCGCGGGCTCGCTGGGCGCACCCTCCCACGGGGCTTCCTCCAGCCGCGTCACCTGGACAGCCCCCTCGTGTAACCCTGTGGGCACCACCTCGGTCATCACCGCCACCGTCACCAACGCCTTCCAACTCTCTGCCTCCCAGGGCTTCTCCCTGCCAGGACTGCCCGCCTGTGTTCCCGGCTGGAGCGGGACGGGCTCCATGGCCACGGTTCGCAACAACCACGCGATGACGCGGATGGCCAACGGCAAGGTCCTCGTCACAGGGGGACGCTTCGGTGGCGGCAGCACCGACTACCTGGCGTCGGCGGAGGTGTACAACCCAGACACGGGCACCTGGAGCAAGACCGCCCCCATGGCCGCGCCGCGCTTCCAGCACACGTCGACGCTGATGGCCAACGGCAAGGTCCTCGTCACGGGAGGACGCGGCACCGGTTACCTTGCGACCGCGGAAGTGTACGACTCCACCTCGGGCACCTGGAGCGCAGCCAGCCCCATGCTCTCGTCTCGCCTCCTGCACACGGCGACGCTGCTGTCCAACGGCAAGGTTCTCGTCGCGGGGGGATACAGCGGCAGCGCCTACACGCCGATAGCGGAGGTGTACGACCCGGACACGAACACCTGGAGCGCCACCTCCTCCATGGTCTCACCGCGCTATTCCCACACGGCGACGCTGCTGCCCAACGGCAAGGTCCTCATCGCGGGGGGATACAACGGCGGCTACATGGGGACGGCGGAGGTGTACGACCCGGCCTCGGGCACCTGGAGCGCGACCGGCCCCATGACCACCCCCCGTGGCGCTCCCACGGCAACGCTGTTGCCCAACGGGAAGGTGCTCGTCACGGGGGGAATCCGCACCAGCAGCGACTACCTGGAATCAGCGGAACTGTACAACCCGGCCTCGGGCACCTGGAGTGCCACCACCTCCATGGCTTCGCTTCGCAGCAGCCACACGGCGACGCTGCTGCCCAATGGCAAGGTCCTCGTCGTGGGGGGACAAAGCGGCGCCGGCGGCATCCTCTCGTCGGCTGCGGTGTACGCTCCGGACACGGCCACCTGGAGCGCGGCCGGAACCATGGGCTCGGCCCGCCAGGACCACACGGCGGTCCTGCTGCTCAACGGCACGGTCCTCGTCACGGGAGGCTACCACAGCAGCGTCGGCTACCTGGCGACCTCGGCAGTGTACGTGCCCTGAGGCCTCCCACCCCTGGGCACCGCCGCTCACTTGAGTAGTTTTTTGAGAAACGCTTCCAGTTCCGCCTCGGACGCGATCCGCACGAGGCTGGGCTGGAGGTCCGAGACCATCCGCCGCACACGGTCGGCGGCCTCTCCGCTGAAGTTGCTGCGGGCGCTCCGGGCGATCCGCTCCAGTTGCTTGACCACTCCCTGGGCGCTCCACCAGGCCTCCTGGAGCGGACTGCCCGTTCCAAACCGCGCCTGGGCACTCTCCGTGAGGGCTTGGATGATGGGGCCCTCCCGATCCTCCTTCCGCTTCTTGGAGAGTTCGAGCCCCTCCGCGGTCTGCTTGCGCTTCGCGGCCACCCGGGGAACCTTCAGGTTGTGCTCGGCCTTGGGATCATATGCCCTCGTTCCGCAGGCCAACAGCTTGCCGGACAGAAACGATTTCGAGCGCACCGTGAATGCGTGGGTCTTGGCCTGCTCCGCGCTCACCTGGATGACGACCGTGCCCTGGTTGTGCAAGCCGCTGCCATCCGGAGGAACCTGGCCGATCGAGAACTTCTGACCGGTGGCGGGCACCACCCTCGCCGTGACGAAGTAACTGCACTCGTGGAGGCTCTTGTTGAACTCCTCCAACCGGTTGAGGGTGTCTTGGGCGGGGTGGCCATACCCATTGTCACTCCCGCAGGAAATCACTCCGAGCCGAGGGCGGAAGGTCCCCAGCAGCTTGGGAGACGTCGCTTCTCCAGCGCCATGGTGTCCCAGCTTCCATGCGCAGATGTGACGGTCCGGAACGAAGAAGTTCATGTAATTGCAGACGAGCTCCTCGTAGTAGCCGCAGAGGTCGCCCGCGGTGAAATAGCGGAAGGTGCCAAACTCCAACAGCAGGGCCGCACTGCAATCATTCTTGTCGTGAGTCGGAATGTGACTGGCACTGCTGGACCACGGCACATCCGCATTCTCACTCATGGACCAGAAGTGGGCCTTGCTCCTCTCCGACTTCATGAAACCGTTGTAGGCAAGACACCGGAGCTTCACCCCCTGTGACTCCACCAGGGGCGTGTCCAGTGGCAACACCCGGCGCCGGCCCTTCACAATGTCGAGGTGGGCGTAGTCCGTGTACTCCGAGTCCCCGGCATCCAGGGGCGCGCCCAGGTCGTAGAAGAGGACGCCGTCCTGCAGGTACTTGCTCTTGAAGACAACGCTCGCACCGCCGATGTGATCAGAGTCGTAATGGGAGATGACGCAGGCATCGATCCGCCGGAAGGCGCCCCCGTGGATGAGCTTGTCGAGGTAGCTGGCGGTCTCGAAGCCCGTCCGGCCCGTGTCGATCAGCATCGAGTAGGTGAGCGCTCCCCGCTCATCACGGATCTGGATGAGCGTGGCATCACCCTGGCCCACGTCGATGTGATGGATCTCCAGGACCGGAGCGGAAACCGTCTCCTCCTCTTCCATCTCATCCACACCCCGTTTCTCTTTCCCCTTCACCGAGCTGGACAAGGGCGGTGCGCCAGAGGCCAGCGGCCCCAAGGGGGCCATGGAGTTGAAAATCGCCTTCGTCTCTCCGATTTGAATCGTATCTCCCGGCGAGAGGTGGAGAGGGCCCGAAAGTCTCATCCCATTGACCCATGTGCCGCTGCTGGACCCCAGGTCCTCGAGCGTGGTCCCAGACTTCGAGAGGGTCAGCTTGGCGTGCCTCGGGGAGGCGGCCTTGTCGCCCTTCAGGATCAACGTCCCTTCCTGGCGTCCGATGATGACCTCATCGGACACCAACTGGATGCGGCGGCCCTTCAGAGGACCTGACGTAAAGGTGAGGTGGCTCATGCGGGGGGATTTTAGCCTGATGACACCAGACACCAACCCGAGACCGCAGTCCCCAGCGCGTCCGGAGATCCGAGCGCTCACGCCCCCCCACCCGCGCTTCACGGGGTGCGTAAGCCCCTGAGTTCACGGCCGACGCCCACGCGGGCTCCGCTGGCATGGAAGCCGCTTTAGGGAAGTCCCGACAGGAATCAGAACCAAGAAAAGCTTCAAGCGCGGCGGCTTTAAAAGCCCTTCCTCGTTGTTTGGGCCGAAGACGGATGTGCCCCGCCCCAGCGAAGCCCTCGGGAACGCCAGGCCTCCTACTCGACGGGTTCGCTACCAGTCCTGGTCCGGCAGCGGCTTGCGGACCTCCTCGGGAGGCTGGCCATAGCCCGGCATGCCTTCCTTGGCCTGATCCGCATTGTCCGCCTTCTTCTGCGGCGCCTCCTGCCCGCCAGCCTGACGGGGTGGCTTCTGCTCCTTCGGCTGCCTCGGATCGGCTGCCATCACATCCTCCTTCCGGCGTTCACCGGTCTGGAGGAAAGCTCGGCACCCGGCATGGAACAGGCTAGGCATCCTCGACGACTGGCTGACGGGCGTCCGAGAAAGCCAGGGGTCTTCCCGTCATGGGACAGGGGAACGTGTTTCAGCAGCCCTGAGCGCGTCGGCCAGCAGCCGGGCAGGCGCGGACAACTGCTGGAGATCGCGGGTGCAGATCAACAAGTCGCGCAGCGCCCAGGGCTCGCGCAGGGGAATCCGGCGGATCGCCATCGACCGCTGACAGCGCCGCGCGGCGGCCTCCGGGATGACGCCAATGCCGACCCCCCGCTCGACCAGGCGGCAGACGGCGTCAAAGCTCCTGAGCCGCACCCGGTAGTCGAGCCGTCGCCCCAACCGGGAGGCGTGCGAGGCCAGATGGTCTTGCAGCGCGCTGCCTTCTCCCAGGCCGATGAACGGCTCGTCGAGCAGCTCGGCGAAGGCCAGCGAGCGATGCCCGGCCAGCCGGTGGCCCCGGGAAATCACCACCACCAACCGGTCACGGCGGAAGGGAAATGTCTGGAGCGCGCCAAGCGAGACGGTGCCGGAGACGATGCCCAGCTCCGCGCGGCCCTCGGCGATGGCCTGAACGATGTCGTAGCTGAGCCGCTCCTCGAGGTCGACGTTGATGCCAGGGTGCGTGGAGAGGAACTCGCCGAGCGCCTCGGGCAGGAACTCACTGATCGCCGCGGTGTTGGCGAGCATCCGCACATGGCCTTTGAGCCCGTGCGCGTAATCGCCGAGCTCACCGCGCAACCGGTCGATCTGCTGCAACACGATGCGCGCATGATGGGCCAGCGCGCGGCCGGCGGGCGTCAGGAGTACGCCACGGCGGCCACGCTCCAGTAACGACACGCCCAACGCCTCTTCCATGCCCCGGATGCGCTCGCTGGCCGAGGCGAGTGCCAGATGCGCTCGCGCCGCGCCGCGCGTGATGCTGCCGTGCTCGGAGACGTGAAGAAACAGCGAGAGATCCGTGAGATCGAAGTGCATGCAGCCCTCCTCGGGCAGCGCCGCCAGCGTTCGTCCTGGCCGAAGGCTGTCTTCGCCCCTTCCACATTGTCGCGCTGCTCCGGTGGGGTCAATCTCGCGGGATGATCCATTTTCTGCTGCTCATGGGAGCGGGATTCGTGGCGGGAGCGATGAACGCGATGGCCGGGGGCGGCTCGTTCGTCACGCTGCCCGCGCTGGTCTTCGCGGGCCTGCCTTCGGTGGCGGCGAATGCATCCAGTGCCGTGGCCCTCTTCCCGGCCAGCCTCGCGAGCACCTGGGCCTATCGCCGGGACCTCTCCGGCATTGGCACCGTCTCGCTGCGCGCCTTGCTGCCAGTCAGTCTGGCAGGTGGCGCGCTGGGGGCCGGGTTGCTGCTCGCCACCCCGCCGGAGCGGTTCGATGAGATCCTCCCCTGGCTGCTGCTGTTGGCTTCGCTGACCTTCGCCTTCGGACAACGGGCGGGAATCGCGCTGCGCCGACGCATCCCCACCGGCCCGGTGATGGTCCTCATCGTGCAGTTCCTGCTCGCGATCTACGGCGGTTATTTCGGGGGGGCCGTGGGCATCATGATGATGGCGGCCTGGAGCCTGTTGAGCACCGCCGATGTCCAAGCGATGAACCCCGCCAAGACGGTCCTCGTCGCGGCGGCCAACGCCGTCGCGGTGCTCTGCTTCATCGCCGCGCGGGAGGTCTGGTGGAAGGAGACGCTCGCCATGCTGCTCGCCGCGGCGCTGGGCGGCTACGCGGGCGCACGCCTCGCCCGGCGCCTGGAGCCGAGGAGGATCCGCCGCGGCGTCATCCTGCTCACCGCGGTGATGACGCTGGCCTTCTTCCTCCGCGCTGCCTATGCCTAGGGTAGCGAGAGGATGCTCTTTCCGTGAATGACCCGAAGATTGAACAGGACCTTCGCCACCTCGGCGTCCGCGCAGGAGGCGTGCTACTGGTGCACACGTCGTTCCGTGCGGTCCGGCCCGTCGACGGCGGGCCCCTGGGGCTGATCGGTGCGTTGCAAGCGGCGCTCGGCCCCTCTGGGACGTTGGTGATGCCCACGATGACGGACGGCGAAACGGTGTTCGATCCACGGTGCACCCCGACGGAGGGGATGGGCATCACCGCGGAGTTGTTCTGGCGGCAACCGGGGGTCTTGCGGAGCACCCACCCGGGTGGCTCCTTCGCTGCGTCGGGTCCGCTCGCCGCTCGGATCTGTGAGCCCCAGCCGCTCTCGCCTCCGCATGGACCGGACAGCCCCGTGGGCCGCGTTCACGCGCTGGACGGGCAGGTGCTCCTGCTGGGCGTCACGCACAGCGAGAACACGACGCTGCACCTCGCGGAGGCCCTGGCTGGAGTGCCGTACTCGGTGTCGCACCCCTGCGTCGTGGAGGAAGGCGGGACCGCGAAAACGGTCCTGATCGCAGAGAGCGATCACTGTTGCCGTGGCTTCCGAGTTGCCGACGACTGGCTGCGCGCTCGCGGCCTCCAGCGCGAAGGGACGGTCGGGAATGCCCAGGCCCGCCTCTGCAACGCGCGCGACGTGGTCCGGCTCGCGGTCGAGCACCTCACCGCCGATCCGCTCACGTTTCTGTGCTCTCCAGGAAGTGGCTGTGAGGAGTGCGACGCGGCTCACGCGAGTATTTCTCCCGGAGCCCGAAGGTGATGGGGTCAGGGCGCGACGTCACCCGCGCGCTCGGCCAAGGGGAGGCCCTCGCGGACGAGCGACACCAGGTCCTTGCCAAACCGGCGCCGCGCCCAGACCACCCACTCCTCGGCTTCGGACACCCTGGGCCGGTGGTGAGGGACGGACGCGGCGGCCAGGTGAAGCCGAGCCCGGAGGTCCCTCTCGCCTCCACGCTCGCCTGCTGGGAAAACAGCTACGGAGCTGCCGGACGTGCGTACCCTCGGGCCGAACAACAGCCCTCCTCAGCCCGGAGTCACGCGCCCGCCAATCTCCGGGAACCGCTCATACGCGCGCAAGAGCGCCGCAAGGTGCGCGGGGTTGTCGAGCTCGAGCGGCATCTCCGTGAGCCGAACGACCCACCCGCCCGTTGCAGTGCGCCGCGCCCGAGAGAGCAAGTCCGCATCGCGGGCAGGGTCCGGGAACCCGATGGCTTGTGCGGCGGCGGCCGACCAGTAGTTCAGCCACCCGAGGTGATGGGGAATCGCTGGCGAGGGGATGTGCTGGGGGAGGTTGAGCGCTGGGAGCCCCCGGGGCGGGACATGCGGCTGATTCATCGAGTGGCGAATTTGTTTCGCCATCTCCGGCGCCACGCCGTCCGGCAACACGCGCCCCCAGAACGCGCGTGAGCCTTCTGCCACGCCTTCCAGCACATCCGCCGCTGCCGCGATGCTGGCCGCATCCAGCGGCAGCTCCGCGTGGACTTCAAATTGTGACTGGCCTCCCGCGCTGAGACCCGCAGGTCTTCCCCACCCCGTCACCGTCACAGGGTAGCTCTCGTCGCCGTTGCACAGCAGCGGGAATTTCCCGCGCGCGCTCGCCTCAGCGAGCCACCCATCACGTTGCGGCAACGCGATAGGCCGCCCCGCCTGGGATAGCTCCCACTCCAAGCGCACACTGGGGAGCACCCGTTCGATTCCGCGGACGACTGCGAGCGTGCGGCCATCGTCGCCCACAAGCGCAGGCGCGTAGACGATGAGGATCAGGGATCTCTGCTGGGTCATCGCTTGCACCCCGTGACGACAATGTTGAGGGTGAAATCCCGTTCGAGCAACGCGTCTTTGTGCACTTGGGTGCTCACCCCAACGACGAATCCATAGCCACATGCCGTCGCGATGTCTCGCTCTTCCTGCAACAACGGCACTTGCTCCAGGATTGTCTGCCGCTGGATGAAGGCATTGTACGTGTCAAATTGATGGGTCTTGATCTCCCACAGCACCCGCACGCCGACTTGCAACGCATCAAAGCGCTTGCCGCCAACGAGCACGTCATTGCCGGGGTAGCGGTTCGGCGGAAACTGATCGGCGCACTTGTTATGCGGGGCATCTTCGCCCGCGTGCGGCACCAGGACGGGCTCGCACTGAGGGTTGCGGCGCCCGGCAATCAGCGAGGCGGGCGGGCCTCTGTCCGCTCCAGCTCTCTCCGGAGTGGGGGTTACCTCTGGCTCCTGCGAGGCATGAGGAGCATCTCCGGCCCAAAGGCCCGGCTCCCGAGTGGGCGGCAACACGCGCTTGTGCGGGCTCCGCGGCAGGGACTGGGGGCGAACCTGCCCTGGCTGCCCGCGGGTGGGAGGCCCGTACCGGGCACAGCGGGTGGGCGCACAGGCGCCCAAGCGTAGGTCTCAGGCGCCTCTTGAGAGGTGGCGCACCCAGCGACGACGACGGAAACGGCAACGGCCTGGCGGAGTGCGCTACAAGTTCGGAAGTTCATTCCACGTCCTTTCATCGAAGGGGGCGCGCGTCCGACAGCTCCAGTTCAGACCGTGGGCGCCGCACCAACTCCAGCCCCAGGAGACTGCCCCAGCCATGGCCGACCACGAACACCCAGTCCTTGCAACCGGCGCCGGGCCCAGCCCCCCCACTCCTCGGCATCGGCCCCCCTGCGGCCCATGGAACAGGATCAGCACCGCGTTGCGCGAGGTGCGAGCCCTAGCCCGCCTCGACGAGCGCTGCGAGCTTCGCGAGTGACATCCGCCAGCCGGTCTCGTTATCGACGGCGGGCACGCTGCTCGGCAGCCCCTCGTGTACGGCGAGAATCTCGGTGCCGCCGTCCGCATCGCAGAGCGAGAGGGTGATCGTCATCTCGCCGCGCAGCGCGGGATCCGCCGTCTCGAACTCGACCACTTCGACCACCTGCTCGTCCGGCACGAGCTTCACGAAGCGGCCATGGTACGTGTCCGTGTGCGCCGTCGTCTTTCCAGTCTCCGTGGGCGCATCGTACGTGAGCGAAATGCGGACCAAGCCCCCTTCGCGGGGCTCGAACACATGCACGTGGCTGGTCATGCCGTCCGGCACCCTCCACGCCGCGACCGAGCGCTCATCCAGGAGCGCGCGATAAACCTTTGCACGGGGCGCCTTCACACGGCGGCTGATACGCGTCGTACCCATGCCCGGAAATTAGCATGGACCGTGGGCGCTTCCAGCGCCTGCGCCGGACAGAGGGGGAGGGCGCCGGGGCGGGCGCTACGGCGGCATCCCGTGCTCGTCATTCGAAAAAGCGGATCTCTCGCCAAGCCACCCACGAAGGGCTCTGGGAAGTCGCCACGCGTATCCATCGGACGTTGGCCGTGCCAGTCCATACGAGCTGCTGCTGGTCCTGCGTGAAGCCTTGGATGGTGCCCAGAAGCGACCAAGCCCCCAGGGTGGCCGCGCCGTAGATGTGATGCACTGTCGCCCCAGAGGGGTACTGATTCGTGACCAGTTCGATCCGCCGCACCTGGGTACTGCCGCCGAAGTCATATTCAATCCACTGGGGAGCCACTCCGCCAGCAGCCCAGCTATCCAGCAGGTCACGGTTGGTGGCGGCAAACGGAACCCCCCAGTCCCAGCTCGCCGAAGCCACGGCGTCCACGGGAAAGATTTGCGTATCCTCTGGGTGAAGCAGGGAGCGGGAGAACTGGTACAGACGCTCCCTGACCCAGCGCATGTCGCGGGTTCCCTGCTCCGCCTGTCCGTTCGCGTTGAGATCGAGGCTCGGCCACAAGAACGGCGCCACGGCCACGTACTTGCCATCGGACAACACCTCCTTGTGCCAGGCGTTGAGCCGACCGATGACAAGGTTTTGAGCGAGCAGGTCCTCATTCGCCGCGTCCCAGCGGAAGGCTTCGGGGACGGCGATCATTCGCTGACTGGGCGACAGCCACGAGCGCAGGGTCGAGATGTACCAGGGCATGCTCTGGCCATTGCAGTTGTCCCACGGGCCGTAGCAGTCGAAGCCCACCCAGTCGAACATCGAGACGTAGGCGCTTCCGAGGCCTCGCGTGAGGGTGGGGTAGGCCAGGATCGTCCCCACGGGCTTCGAGGGAAAGTCCGCGTGCATCCGTCCCGACATGGCTTGCAACCAGCCTCGCATCGTGGCGTCACTGACGTTGTTCACCCAAGCGTTATGGTACGGCTCATCGAGCGGATAGAAGGCGAGCACCGTGTCCTCGTATCCTCCATCGAGGATGATCCGCCGCACCTGCTCCCACTGCGCCTGCCAATCGGCACTTGGCGCCAGCGGGCTGCTCGAGAACAGCTGGCCGTTCAGCACCAGGATGGCCTTGCTCCCCACCCGTTTCGCCTCGGCGAGTTTGCCCGCGAGCGTAGAGACCGCCGTCGCAATCCAGGTGACGTTTGCACCCACCGCCGCAGTCTCCGCTGTGTGGTCGCCTGTCCCGTGACCGTCGAAGGCGCTGGCAAAGTACCCCAGATGCTCGACCCCCTGAAAAACCTCAATCTCACTCCAGGCGACCCACGAGGGGCTCTGGGTCGTGGTGATGCGGACATAGCGCACCTGTCCGAGGTGGTCGCCCGAGAGGCCATCCCCTGTGTGCTCCAGCCATTGCCCACCGGAGGTGGTGCCGGTGAAGGTCTTGACCAGCCGAAGGTTGCCCGGATCCTGCCCGACGTACACGCTGTGGGAGGTGAGGCCGCTCGGCTCTTGCGCCACGAGGAGCCGGATCTTCCAAAGGGCGACGGTCCTCCCGAGATCCAATTCGATCCACTGTGTGGCAAAGCCTCCCGCGTTCCAGACCGTGGCAGGGTTGCCATCCACCACATTCGTGGCGGGGGTTCCCGCATAGGTACTGGAGGCGGTGACAGCGATGGGCTGGAGCCCCTTGGGCGCCGCCTCCACGCGTGGGCACCAGAGCAGCAGTGCGAGACTGACGAAGAGTGCACGGGTCATGATGAATACCTTAGGACAGAAAGTTTATGACCGGAATGGCAGCACTTCGCCCTTGCGCGCCAATGAACATCCGCTCGACGCCTCAATGGCAGACATCCGTGACATGTCACCAGCCGCTGTCCGGGATTTGACGCAATTGGCGCGCGGAGAAAGCGAGGGATTGAGGCACCTTGCGCATGCCTCTCAACACGGAGCAAACCTCATGAACACGATGAAGTGGATGATGCCGGCCGCGGTGGTGGTGTCGATGACCCTGTCGCTGGTGGGCTGCGGTGGCCAGCCTTCCGACAACGGGCAGCAACCGAAGTCCATGACCCAGAACCTGGGCCCCAACAACGAGTTCTACGGCTCGGACACCCTGAAGGAGGTGTTGGTTGCCTCCAACGTCCAGTCGTCCGCCGGTCTGACCATCGAGGGGAAGGGCTCGGGCGTGGGCGAGGGCTGCCTGCGCAACGGTTCGAGCCCCTACTGCATCGGCCGTCAGCAGACGCTGGCGCCCATGTCGCGCGACTTCAAGGCGGGCACCTGTTCCGGTGGCACCGCTTCGAGCGGCGCCTGCTGCCCTGGTGAGTCCAGCAACGCCGTCGCGCTCGACGCGGTGAACGCGTTCGTCCGCAGCACCACCTACAGCGCCCTGCCCAACAACAGCATCTCCACGGCGGACCTCAAGAAGGTCTTCTGCGGCGATGGCACCGGCAGCGCCGCCACCTGCGTCAGCAACTGGTCCGCGCTGGGCCGCCCCACCGCGGGCACCCTCGCGAAGTACCGCCGGGATGACCTGTCCGGCACGACCGACACCTTCAAGTCGCTGGTCGGCTGCACCACGTTCTGCTCCGACGTGACCGTCGTCCTCGATGAGTCGAGCGCCAACCCCGCCGCCTGCGCCACCACCGACAGCGCCACCGTCTGCATTGGCAAGCTGGCGGCGAGCAACTCCAACGCCATCGGTTACGCAGGGGACTCTGCCCGGCGCACCGGCAACACGGCGCTCCAGGTGAACGGCATTGCCCCCACCCCCGCCAACGTCCGCAAGCTGCTCGCCAGCAACCCCACGGGCGTCTACCCGCTGTCGCGCAAGCTCTTCCTCAACGAGAACGTGAACTACACGAAGACGGCCCAGGAGCAGGCCCTCTATGACTGGGTCTACAGCACCAACACCCAGGACTTCGAGAATCTCCTGGTTGAGCAGGGTTTCATTGCTTGCAGCGATATCAGCCCGCTCGATTGCGGCGGGGACCTGGGCCGCGGCTCCGGCGTGTGCCAGGGCTTGTGAGCTGAAACCTCTCATGTGAGGCAGTCCAAGGCCGGGGGAGCTTCTGCTCCTCCGGCCTTTTCCTTTCTGAAAAGCCATCCGTCTGTCACAAACACTGCGGGCTGAAGATTCCAGTCAGGCTTTCGTTACCATTTCTTGTCAATTCCTCACGGCGCTTCTCCGCTAAGGCTTGCGCAGCGCAGGAGGAGAACCGGTCTCATGGAGATGACAAGGAATAGGCCCGTCCCGGGCCTCACCTTCGGTGTATCGCTGCTCGTGCTAGCCCTGGCGGCAGGTTGCTCGTCCTCAGAAGGGCCCCCAGCCTCCCAGGATGGCGGCCCCCCCGACACGGGCGCGCCCGACGCGGGTGACGGCGGCACGGGCCCCACGCCCGCCACCTGCCTCCCGGCCAATTCGAACGAGCGCATACCGCTGCGCCACGCCGCCACCCGCGAGCCGGTCTTCGAGACCTTCGGCAACCTGAGGGCGCGCGTGGACACGCAATGCGGCACCTGCCACAAGGCGCCCGAAATCCGGGGCGGCTTCCAGTACACCTCCAGCCATGCGGGGCTGCGGGACGCGGCGGCCTCCATGGCCCGGATGGCCACGCAGGGCGCCATGCCGCCCCTGCCCACCCCGGATCAGCTCAAGCAGGCGGTGGCGCTCGGCCAGGCGCTCTCGTCCTGGCTGGCCCAGGGCGCGCCGGAGGGCTCCTTCGAGGTGCGGGAAGAGGGCTCGAGCGACGGGGGCGTGGCGGTGGCACGGGACGTGGGCGAGGCGATGACCGACCTGGGCCACTGCATCCCCGGGTCCGAGCCGCTGGGCAGAGATCCTCAGAAGGACGCCTGGTTCGCCCAGCTCACCGCGCTGCCCCGGCTCCTGTCCGAGACGGACACTGGCATCGTGACGTTCGACGCGCGGACGCTCGCCCAGCATGGCACCGTGGCGTTCACGCCCAC encodes the following:
- a CDS encoding TSUP family transporter, which gives rise to MIHFLLLMGAGFVAGAMNAMAGGGSFVTLPALVFAGLPSVAANASSAVALFPASLASTWAYRRDLSGIGTVSLRALLPVSLAGGALGAGLLLATPPERFDEILPWLLLLASLTFAFGQRAGIALRRRIPTGPVMVLIVQFLLAIYGGYFGGAVGIMMMAAWSLLSTADVQAMNPAKTVLVAAANAVAVLCFIAAREVWWKETLAMLLAAALGGYAGARLARRLEPRRIRRGVILLTAVMTLAFFLRAAYA
- a CDS encoding AAC(3) family N-acetyltransferase; translation: MNDPKIEQDLRHLGVRAGGVLLVHTSFRAVRPVDGGPLGLIGALQAALGPSGTLVMPTMTDGETVFDPRCTPTEGMGITAELFWRQPGVLRSTHPGGSFAASGPLAARICEPQPLSPPHGPDSPVGRVHALDGQVLLLGVTHSENTTLHLAEALAGVPYSVSHPCVVEEGGTAKTVLIAESDHCCRGFRVADDWLRARGLQREGTVGNAQARLCNARDVVRLAVEHLTADPLTFLCSPGSGCEECDAAHASISPGARR
- a CDS encoding FHA domain-containing protein, with product MSHLTFTSGPLKGRRIQLVSDEVIIGRQEGTLILKGDKAASPRHAKLTLSKSGTTLEDLGSSSGTWVNGMRLSGPLHLSPGDTIQIGETKAIFNSMAPLGPLASGAPPLSSSVKGKEKRGVDEMEEEETVSAPVLEIHHIDVGQGDATLIQIRDERGALTYSMLIDTGRTGFETASYLDKLIHGGAFRRIDACVISHYDSDHIGGASVVFKSKYLQDGVLFYDLGAPLDAGDSEYTDYAHLDIVKGRRRVLPLDTPLVESQGVKLRCLAYNGFMKSERSKAHFWSMSENADVPWSSSASHIPTHDKNDCSAALLLEFGTFRYFTAGDLCGYYEELVCNYMNFFVPDRHICAWKLGHHGAGEATSPKLLGTFRPRLGVISCGSDNGYGHPAQDTLNRLEEFNKSLHECSYFVTARVVPATGQKFSIGQVPPDGSGLHNQGTVVIQVSAEQAKTHAFTVRSKSFLSGKLLACGTRAYDPKAEHNLKVPRVAAKRKQTAEGLELSKKRKEDREGPIIQALTESAQARFGTGSPLQEAWWSAQGVVKQLERIARSARSNFSGEAADRVRRMVSDLQPSLVRIASEAELEAFLKKLLK
- a CDS encoding kelch repeat-containing protein, which produces MKTLSQHLLPVLALALLASCAAPSPVSGSAQFAVSIPQALSVNDVTRVLVTVSASDMASLSVELAKSSGSWGGLIGNIPAKPNRSFLAQAFDASGTLRFRGQTSGVSISPNQTTAVALTLQEISSPPPYGNEAPVIDALVASSTSVLTGAAISLTATVHDPNPGDSLSLAWTASGGSFSEPSAASTSWTAPSSTGVQTLTLTVTDSQGAAVSVSLSVNVVSGASTGNAALTISFNLWPTVSKVSASLNLLDAGQSTSVSATASDADGDALSYQWTSSCPGTWANASSSAASFVPSSIPADACNNCQLTVTIQDGRGGQTTGSLSLCVASSSTQRFPPRFTHFYQSALSASSGQTVTFEVNALDPQSSALTFAWSTAAGSLGAPSHGASSSRVTWTAPSCNPVGTTSVITATVTNAFQLSASQGFSLPGLPACVPGWSGTGSMATVRNNHAMTRMANGKVLVTGGRFGGGSTDYLASAEVYNPDTGTWSKTAPMAAPRFQHTSTLMANGKVLVTGGRGTGYLATAEVYDSTSGTWSAASPMLSSRLLHTATLLSNGKVLVAGGYSGSAYTPIAEVYDPDTNTWSATSSMVSPRYSHTATLLPNGKVLIAGGYNGGYMGTAEVYDPASGTWSATGPMTTPRGAPTATLLPNGKVLVTGGIRTSSDYLESAELYNPASGTWSATTSMASLRSSHTATLLPNGKVLVVGGQSGAGGILSSAAVYAPDTATWSAAGTMGSARQDHTAVLLLNGTVLVTGGYHSSVGYLATSAVYVP
- a CDS encoding LysR family transcriptional regulator, with translation MHFDLTDLSLFLHVSEHGSITRGAARAHLALASASERIRGMEEALGVSLLERGRRGVLLTPAGRALAHHARIVLQQIDRLRGELGDYAHGLKGHVRMLANTAAISEFLPEALGEFLSTHPGINVDLEERLSYDIVQAIAEGRAELGIVSGTVSLGALQTFPFRRDRLVVVISRGHRLAGHRSLAFAELLDEPFIGLGEGSALQDHLASHASRLGRRLDYRVRLRSFDAVCRLVERGVGIGVIPEAAARRCQRSMAIRRIPLREPWALRDLLICTRDLQQLSAPARLLADALRAAETRSPVP
- a CDS encoding DUF5953 family protein; the protein is MTQQRSLILIVYAPALVGDDGRTLAVVRGIERVLPSVRLEWELSQAGRPIALPQRDGWLAEASARGKFPLLCNGDESYPVTVTGWGRPAGLSAGGQSQFEVHAELPLDAASIAAAADVLEGVAEGSRAFWGRVLPDGVAPEMAKQIRHSMNQPHVPPRGLPALNLPQHIPSPAIPHHLGWLNYWSAAAAQAIGFPDPARDADLLSRARRTATGGWVVRLTEMPLELDNPAHLAALLRAYERFPEIGGRVTPG